From a single bacterium genomic region:
- a CDS encoding bifunctional UDP-3-O-[3-hydroxymyristoyl] N-acetylglucosamine deacetylase/3-hydroxyacyl-ACP dehydratase, giving the protein MIVEQQTIRQAASGSGIGLHTGCQATITFKPAEVGTGVRFVRIDLKDSPEVPADIDHVVGLERGTTLQKGEARVHTVEHVLAAVAGLQIDNLIIELDNIEPPVFDGSARPFVDILLQGGIVPQAQPKNFFEIDAHVSYSEKDRGVDIVVVPSDQFRITYMVDYKNPALGTQYTSLVSLEEEFVEEFAPARTFCFLSEVEQLKERGIIKGGGLDSAIVICDRDLDEAELARLKSVFALTGNVFLGSNGILNDRPLRFYNEPVRHKAVDLIGDLFLIGAPIKGHILAARSGHAANVALAKKLRSIFQKKQIKRKYSGKAIGDYVLDINAIQKIMPHRYPFLLIDRILDIVPNESVTALKNVTINEPFFQGHFPGHPIMPGVLIVEAMAQAGGFLLLNTVENADSKVAYFMGIDGVRFRKPVLPGDQLRFELKMISFRRSTCKMTGMAYVGEQLVCEAEMMAAVVDR; this is encoded by the coding sequence ATGATTGTTGAACAACAGACAATCCGGCAGGCAGCCAGCGGTTCCGGGATCGGACTGCATACCGGATGTCAAGCGACCATTACCTTCAAACCGGCTGAGGTCGGGACCGGCGTACGTTTCGTGAGAATCGATCTCAAGGATAGCCCTGAGGTCCCTGCCGATATCGACCACGTCGTCGGACTGGAACGCGGCACCACTTTGCAGAAGGGTGAGGCGCGCGTTCACACTGTTGAGCATGTACTCGCCGCAGTCGCCGGACTGCAAATTGACAACCTGATTATCGAACTTGACAATATAGAGCCCCCGGTCTTCGACGGCTCGGCGCGTCCGTTTGTAGATATTCTGCTTCAAGGTGGAATCGTGCCGCAGGCTCAGCCGAAGAACTTTTTCGAAATCGATGCCCACGTCAGCTATTCAGAGAAGGATCGCGGCGTCGATATCGTTGTCGTACCCAGCGATCAGTTTCGCATCACTTACATGGTCGACTACAAGAACCCGGCGCTCGGTACGCAATACACTTCACTCGTCAGCCTTGAAGAGGAATTTGTCGAAGAGTTCGCACCGGCGCGGACGTTTTGTTTCTTGTCGGAAGTTGAGCAGCTCAAAGAGCGCGGCATCATCAAGGGTGGAGGACTCGATTCTGCTATCGTCATTTGCGATCGCGACCTCGACGAGGCCGAACTTGCGCGGCTGAAGAGCGTCTTTGCATTGACGGGCAATGTCTTCCTCGGGAGTAACGGAATTCTCAATGATCGTCCGCTGAGATTCTACAACGAACCGGTACGGCACAAGGCAGTAGACTTGATCGGAGACTTGTTCCTGATTGGCGCGCCGATCAAGGGTCATATCCTCGCGGCACGCTCGGGCCATGCGGCAAACGTAGCTCTGGCGAAGAAACTGCGGTCGATTTTCCAGAAGAAGCAGATCAAGCGGAAGTACTCCGGCAAGGCTATTGGCGATTACGTGCTCGATATCAATGCGATTCAGAAGATCATGCCGCATCGCTATCCATTCCTGTTGATTGACCGGATTCTCGATATCGTACCGAACGAATCGGTTACGGCGCTGAAGAATGTCACAATCAACGAGCCGTTTTTCCAGGGGCATTTCCCGGGACATCCGATCATGCCCGGCGTCTTGATCGTCGAAGCGATGGCGCAGGCGGGTGGGTTCTTATTGCTGAATACAGTTGAAAACGCGGACTCCAAAGTAGCTTACTTTATGGGCATTGATGGCGTCAGATTCCGCAAACCGGTACTGCCGGGCGACCAGTTGCGATTTGAATTGAAGATGATATCTTTCCGAAGATCAACCTGCAAGATGACCGGCATGGCATATGTCGGCGAGCAGTTGGTTTGTGAAGCAGAAATGATGGCAGCGGTGGTAGATCGGTGA
- the lpxA gene encoding acyl-ACP--UDP-N-acetylglucosamine O-acyltransferase codes for MSNSLIHSTAVITSGARLGDNIAIGPYAVIEDNVFIDDGCEIGPHTLIASGARLGKNVKVHNGAVVGTVPQDLKFGGEDTLLVVGDNTVIREFATLNRGTHHRGETRVGANCLLMAYSHVAHDCILGDNVIMSNSVNLAGHVEIGEYATLGGLVPVHQFVKIGAHAMIGGASRVPMDILPYALYGGQPPIIMGINQIGLKRRGFAPETLAALEKTFRILFRSKLNTTQAVERIKSEMELIPEVQLVLDFIANSERGISR; via the coding sequence GTGAGCAACTCTCTTATTCACTCGACGGCGGTAATTACGTCGGGCGCCCGGTTGGGCGATAACATTGCCATAGGTCCTTATGCCGTGATTGAGGACAACGTCTTCATCGACGACGGCTGTGAAATCGGACCGCATACTCTCATCGCATCGGGAGCACGCCTTGGCAAGAATGTCAAAGTCCACAACGGCGCGGTTGTCGGTACAGTTCCACAAGATCTAAAGTTCGGCGGCGAGGACACACTTCTCGTTGTCGGTGACAACACGGTGATTCGCGAGTTTGCCACGCTCAATCGCGGAACGCATCATCGCGGCGAGACTCGTGTCGGCGCCAATTGCCTGTTGATGGCCTACTCTCATGTTGCTCATGATTGTATTCTCGGCGACAATGTGATCATGTCGAACTCGGTAAATCTCGCGGGTCATGTTGAAATCGGCGAGTATGCTACGCTCGGTGGCTTGGTGCCGGTACATCAGTTCGTTAAGATCGGTGCACATGCGATGATTGGTGGGGCAAGTCGGGTGCCGATGGATATTTTGCCCTATGCGCTCTATGGCGGACAGCCGCCGATTATCATGGGCATCAATCAGATTGGGCTTAAGCGGCGAGGATTTGCCCCGGAAACGCTGGCTGCGCTGGAAAAGACATTTCGAATTCTATTTCGTTCCAAACTCAACACGACTCAAGCAGTCGAACGCATCAAATCGGAAATGGAACTGATCCCCGAAGTTCAACTCGTGCTCGATTTCATCGCCAATTCCGAGCGCGGTATCAGTCGATGA
- a CDS encoding Gfo/Idh/MocA family oxidoreductase has product MTEKIRYGVVGCGHLGRVHAEKLANVPNAVLAGVFDIVPEKTTATAEKNGCRACSNIDELLSLVDAVSIVVPTEVHHQEAMRAFNAGKHCLVEKPIASTVADAEEICAIAKKKNLKLQVGHIERFNPVSEGFKLLPEQPRFIEGHRLSQFSARGLGVAVILELMIHDIDLILAHVKAPVREVRASAVAVISDMPDIANARIEFANGTVANLTASRISVQKMRKLRFFARDNYLSLDLLNKTGEHFLLAPLKETARPGYLPALQHEATGRKIMFRQLSYPDFDMLTAEISSFVDCVLNDAPVRISGEDATAALSLAKRIEQTAMENLNRIFS; this is encoded by the coding sequence ATGACAGAGAAGATTCGCTACGGCGTAGTCGGCTGCGGCCACTTGGGCCGCGTCCATGCTGAGAAGCTTGCGAATGTTCCCAATGCGGTACTGGCCGGCGTATTTGATATCGTGCCTGAGAAGACCACTGCCACGGCAGAGAAAAACGGTTGTAGGGCATGCTCCAATATTGACGAATTGCTAAGTCTGGTCGATGCCGTTTCGATTGTTGTCCCAACCGAAGTTCACCATCAGGAAGCAATGCGCGCGTTTAACGCCGGAAAGCATTGTTTAGTCGAAAAACCGATCGCCTCTACTGTCGCAGATGCCGAAGAAATCTGCGCAATTGCGAAGAAGAAGAATCTCAAGTTGCAGGTCGGCCATATCGAGCGCTTCAATCCAGTATCCGAAGGATTCAAGTTATTGCCGGAACAACCGCGATTTATCGAAGGGCATAGGCTGTCACAGTTTTCCGCCCGTGGATTGGGCGTTGCTGTCATTCTGGAATTGATGATTCACGACATCGACTTGATCTTGGCACATGTTAAAGCTCCGGTGCGGGAAGTCCGGGCGTCCGCAGTTGCGGTGATATCCGACATGCCTGACATTGCCAACGCTCGAATCGAATTTGCCAACGGGACCGTGGCGAATCTTACAGCATCGCGAATCTCAGTACAGAAAATGCGCAAGTTGCGTTTCTTTGCGCGCGACAATTATTTGTCGCTGGATCTTCTCAACAAGACGGGTGAGCACTTCCTGCTCGCACCGCTCAAGGAAACTGCACGCCCGGGGTATTTGCCCGCATTACAGCATGAAGCGACCGGACGCAAGATCATGTTCAGGCAGTTGAGCTATCCCGATTTTGATATGCTGACGGCGGAGATTAGCTCATTTGTCGATTGTGTGCTCAACGACGCACCGGTTCGGATTTCCGGCGAGGACGCCACTGCTGCACTGAGCCTTGCAAAGCGAATCGAACAAACCGCAATGGAGAATCTTAACCGCATATTCTCATGA
- the lpxB gene encoding lipid-A-disaccharide synthase, which translates to MKTVFISAGEASGDLHAAALLDALQARASGLQFFGLGGELMRARKVALLYDLNSLAVAGFWEVAKRIFHFRRIFNETLAEIDKRKPDLAIFVDYPGMNLRLAEQCHRRGIKTVFYIVPQVWAWKKGRIAKIEANVDLLLSILPFEKELFNPERICCEFVGHPLLDHVDDHLTDKEFRIQHQTSEKSSVIALLPGSRVGEVEKHYEIMLRAVKQLQDSGRSIKSFTAVRPELDEDIYRAIESRVGVAPNHLTTGRHSLLRHCDVGIVASGTATLEAALCGRPFCVVYRTGWITYQIARRVIKLKNVGLVNIVAGKEIVPEFLQDQMTPDNLAQYCSKMLDDKAASGAVVAALAEVRHRLGDKGASERAANLVCGMLTP; encoded by the coding sequence ATGAAGACGGTGTTCATATCAGCCGGCGAGGCCTCTGGCGACTTACATGCCGCCGCGCTACTCGATGCTCTTCAAGCCCGCGCCAGCGGGCTTCAGTTTTTTGGTTTGGGCGGTGAATTGATGCGCGCCCGCAAGGTTGCGTTGCTCTATGATTTGAATTCGTTGGCGGTTGCAGGCTTCTGGGAAGTCGCAAAACGAATCTTCCACTTTCGCAGAATATTCAATGAGACGCTCGCAGAGATTGACAAGCGCAAGCCCGACCTCGCGATCTTTGTTGACTATCCGGGGATGAACCTGCGCCTCGCAGAGCAATGCCATCGGCGCGGAATCAAGACTGTGTTCTACATTGTCCCGCAGGTGTGGGCTTGGAAAAAAGGACGCATCGCAAAAATCGAGGCGAATGTTGACCTCCTGCTTTCGATTCTCCCGTTTGAGAAAGAGTTGTTCAACCCGGAACGCATCTGTTGTGAGTTTGTGGGTCATCCGCTTCTCGATCACGTCGATGATCATTTGACTGACAAGGAATTTCGGATTCAACATCAAACCAGCGAGAAGAGCAGCGTCATTGCATTGCTGCCCGGATCGCGAGTTGGCGAGGTTGAAAAACACTATGAGATCATGCTGCGCGCAGTCAAGCAATTGCAGGATTCGGGGCGGTCAATCAAGTCTTTTACCGCCGTGCGCCCGGAGCTAGACGAGGACATTTATCGCGCAATCGAATCGCGTGTCGGCGTGGCCCCCAATCATCTTACCACAGGTCGCCACAGTTTGCTTCGGCACTGCGATGTCGGAATTGTCGCGTCGGGAACAGCGACACTTGAGGCAGCTCTCTGCGGCCGACCATTTTGCGTGGTCTATCGCACCGGCTGGATAACATATCAGATTGCGCGCCGCGTGATCAAACTCAAGAACGTCGGGCTCGTGAACATTGTCGCCGGAAAGGAAATCGTTCCTGAGTTTCTGCAAGATCAGATGACTCCGGACAATTTAGCGCAATACTGCTCAAAGATGCTCGACGACAAAGCAGCATCTGGAGCTGTCGTAGCTGCTTTGGCGGAAGTTCGGCACCGCCTCGGTGACAAGGGAGCTTCCGAACGGGCGGCGAATTTGGTATGCGGGATGTTGACGCCATGA
- the lpxK gene encoding tetraacyldisaccharide 4'-kinase produces MTDARLQISRLHSGKHRTPLLLLLLAILWPLSLLYRSGVALRNFSYSHGLLKSHRLSCPVISVGNLTTGGTGKTPVTILIAERLQRKLATAILSRGYRSGNERHSVTMKGDQIANSDVATVGDEIALMASQLPQVWFGVGADRVATASELQSRQRIEAVILDDGFQHRRIARDCDIVLVDASNPFGNGMSLPAGPMRDRITALRRSHVVIITRCESVDNSAVEELTARISRYIDASRIFRAETVLKSIRTIDGAAELAIADRRVWLFSGIGNPGAFDNALAATGARICGHSIFPDHHRYTESEIEMLNRILSDNHAEFLLTTAKDAVKLTAYNLDKSRCGVVEIGIDFVDRADIFWGIIARSVGAEI; encoded by the coding sequence ATGACTGATGCGCGGCTTCAGATATCGCGGCTGCACTCGGGCAAACATCGTACGCCGCTTCTGCTGTTGCTACTCGCAATTCTCTGGCCATTGTCACTGCTGTATCGCAGTGGCGTTGCATTACGGAACTTCAGTTACTCACATGGTCTGCTGAAATCCCACCGCCTGAGTTGTCCGGTAATTTCGGTCGGAAATCTCACGACGGGCGGTACTGGAAAAACTCCGGTCACCATTCTCATAGCCGAACGTCTGCAGCGAAAACTGGCAACGGCTATTTTGAGTCGCGGATATCGGTCGGGAAATGAACGGCACTCAGTTACAATGAAAGGCGATCAGATTGCCAATTCCGATGTCGCCACTGTTGGCGATGAAATTGCATTGATGGCATCGCAACTTCCGCAGGTCTGGTTTGGAGTCGGGGCGGATCGAGTAGCAACGGCTTCGGAATTGCAGTCAAGACAGAGAATCGAGGCAGTAATTCTCGATGACGGATTTCAGCATCGTCGTATAGCGCGAGATTGCGACATCGTCTTAGTCGATGCTTCGAATCCCTTTGGCAACGGCATGTCTCTTCCAGCGGGACCAATGCGAGACAGGATTACTGCATTGCGGCGGAGTCATGTAGTTATCATAACGCGCTGCGAATCGGTGGATAATTCGGCGGTCGAAGAATTGACGGCGCGGATCAGTCGCTACATTGACGCATCGCGAATATTCCGGGCTGAGACTGTGCTCAAGTCGATTCGAACGATTGATGGTGCCGCTGAACTCGCGATTGCGGACCGACGCGTCTGGTTGTTCTCGGGGATCGGCAATCCGGGTGCATTCGACAATGCACTGGCGGCTACTGGCGCGCGCATTTGCGGCCATAGTATTTTCCCCGATCACCATCGCTACACCGAGTCTGAGATCGAGATGCTAAATCGCATACTATCCGACAATCACGCAGAGTTCCTATTGACCACCGCCAAAGATGCGGTGAAACTCACTGCGTATAACCTTGACAAGTCCCGGTGCGGAGTGGTTGAAATAGGGATTGATTTTGTCGACCGCGCTGATATATTCTGGGGCATTATCGCGAGGAGCGTGGGTGCTGAAATTTGA
- the nadB gene encoding L-aspartate oxidase, with translation MLKFDFLVIGSGIAGLSYALKVAKKGTVAIVTKKRSTDSNTNYAQGGIAAVIAPTDSFEAHLADTIAAGCGLSRPDVVEAIVKAGPRCIQELIDIGVNFSLEDSTPAEAHLHLSREGGHSARRVVHAADATGREIEKALLHAVHENPNISVFENHIAVDLIMSGNGEEKCCLGVICLDSQESRAKYFYSGSVLLATGGAGVVYKHTSNPTIATGDGVAMAYRAGASVANMEFIQFHPTTLYNPGGESFLISEAVRGEGGLLFTQAGVRFMDKYHPSGELAARDVVARAIDSELKASGDPCVYLDVTHLGRDLILKRFPNIFERCLKSGIDISLARIPVVPAAHYICGGVCTDLQCRTDIKNLYACGEVGMTGLHGANRLASNSLLEAVATAQFAADIAKVVEIPNGAIEAPLQEPKNGITDKPSRRERVLLKHDRSELLNLMWDYVGVVRSDYRLHRARERVNILVKDIEDYFQTRNWSYDAIELRNLATCAKLIIDFAIERKESRGLHYNIDHPDTDDINWRRDLIRKEEKWL, from the coding sequence GTGCTGAAATTTGATTTTCTTGTCATCGGTTCGGGAATAGCCGGACTTTCCTACGCCCTCAAAGTTGCCAAAAAGGGCACGGTGGCTATTGTCACCAAGAAACGCTCCACCGACTCCAATACCAACTATGCCCAGGGCGGTATCGCCGCCGTGATCGCACCCACTGACAGTTTTGAGGCTCACCTTGCGGACACAATTGCCGCAGGTTGCGGTTTGTCCCGTCCTGATGTTGTCGAGGCGATTGTCAAGGCCGGTCCGCGATGCATTCAAGAACTGATCGACATCGGCGTGAATTTCAGTCTTGAGGATTCAACTCCTGCTGAGGCGCATCTTCATCTGTCGCGCGAAGGCGGCCACTCTGCCCGTAGGGTTGTTCATGCCGCTGATGCAACGGGCCGCGAGATAGAAAAGGCGCTGCTTCATGCCGTTCACGAGAACCCGAACATCAGCGTGTTCGAGAATCACATTGCAGTTGATTTGATCATGTCTGGTAATGGCGAGGAAAAATGCTGCCTCGGCGTAATCTGTCTCGACAGTCAGGAATCGCGGGCAAAGTATTTCTACTCAGGGTCGGTGTTGCTCGCGACCGGCGGCGCTGGAGTGGTATACAAGCATACTTCGAATCCGACCATTGCCACCGGCGATGGCGTGGCAATGGCGTATCGCGCCGGAGCGTCGGTGGCGAATATGGAATTCATCCAGTTCCACCCGACAACGCTTTACAATCCGGGCGGCGAGAGTTTCTTGATTTCTGAAGCCGTGCGCGGCGAAGGCGGACTGCTCTTCACACAGGCCGGTGTTCGTTTCATGGACAAGTATCATCCTTCCGGCGAGCTTGCTGCACGCGATGTTGTGGCGCGCGCCATCGACTCGGAATTGAAAGCATCGGGCGATCCGTGTGTTTATCTTGACGTCACACATCTTGGCCGCGATCTGATTCTCAAGCGCTTTCCGAACATTTTCGAACGTTGCCTGAAGTCGGGAATCGACATCAGCCTTGCGCGAATTCCGGTGGTACCGGCGGCGCATTACATTTGCGGCGGCGTTTGCACCGACCTGCAATGCCGCACCGATATCAAGAATCTGTATGCTTGCGGCGAGGTCGGAATGACCGGCTTGCATGGCGCAAATCGGCTTGCCTCAAATTCATTGCTGGAAGCCGTCGCGACCGCACAATTTGCTGCAGATATTGCAAAGGTTGTCGAGATTCCGAATGGAGCGATCGAGGCACCGTTGCAGGAACCGAAGAACGGCATCACGGATAAGCCTTCGCGCCGGGAGCGCGTACTGCTCAAACATGATCGGAGCGAGTTGCTCAACTTGATGTGGGACTATGTCGGTGTTGTGCGATCCGACTATCGTCTTCACCGTGCCCGCGAACGCGTGAATATTCTGGTTAAGGACATCGAAGATTATTTTCAGACCAGGAACTGGAGTTATGATGCAATTGAGCTTCGCAATCTGGCGACCTGTGCAAAACTGATTATTGACTTTGCAATCGAGCGCAAGGAATCGCGCGGATTGCATTATAATATTGACCATCCGGACACCGACGACATCAATTGGCGGCGCGACTTGATCCGCAAAGAGGAGAAATGGCTATGA
- the guaA gene encoding glutamine-hydrolyzing GMP synthase, with amino-acid sequence MTSRSSEMILIIDFGSQFTQLIARRVREMHVYCEIHPCTTPFERFADENIVGVILSGGPASVLETGSPAVDERFLKLGVPVLGICYGMQLVAKLYGGELVRSESREYGRAIVTADLKATLFKGGLEKSTAWMSHGDTIVHPPKGFEVTASTDDVEIAAMENDIGKIYCVQFHPEVVHTVQGKHLLHNFVFEICRARGDWTMSSFIESTIQDIRSRVGSDKILLGISGGVDSAVAGLLLNKAIGEKLVAVFVDNGLLRQNEENDVIEALEHLNLHVKRVDAGPLFLKELAGVVEPEQKRKIIGRLFIEVFEAEAKKYGDIKYLAQGTLYPDVIESVSFKGPSVTIKSHHNVGGLPERMNLKLVEPLRELFKDEVREIGEQLGLAHHLLWRHPFPGPGLAVRILGDITEERLSILRKVDKIFIDLLRKRKLYEEIWQAFSVLLPVKSVGVMGDERTYENVVALRAVTSQDGMTADWAKIPHDVLGEASNLIINNVKGVNRVVYDISSKPPATIEWE; translated from the coding sequence ATGACGTCCCGCAGCAGCGAGATGATTCTGATAATCGACTTTGGTTCCCAGTTCACGCAACTCATCGCTCGCCGTGTGCGCGAGATGCATGTCTATTGCGAGATCCACCCATGCACCACGCCGTTTGAGCGATTTGCCGACGAGAATATTGTCGGCGTAATTCTCTCCGGCGGTCCGGCCTCGGTTCTGGAGACCGGTTCGCCCGCGGTTGATGAGCGATTTCTCAAACTTGGTGTGCCGGTGCTCGGCATTTGTTACGGTATGCAACTCGTTGCCAAGCTCTACGGCGGCGAGCTGGTGCGCAGTGAGTCGCGCGAATATGGCCGTGCTATTGTGACTGCTGATCTCAAAGCGACACTTTTCAAGGGCGGCCTTGAGAAATCGACTGCCTGGATGAGTCACGGCGACACGATAGTCCACCCGCCGAAAGGGTTTGAGGTTACGGCTTCGACGGATGATGTCGAGATTGCGGCGATGGAGAACGACATCGGCAAGATCTACTGTGTGCAGTTCCATCCCGAGGTCGTTCATACTGTGCAGGGCAAACACCTGTTACACAATTTCGTGTTTGAGATTTGCCGTGCGCGCGGTGACTGGACAATGTCGTCATTCATCGAAAGTACGATTCAGGATATTCGCAGCCGGGTCGGCAGTGACAAGATTCTTCTCGGTATCTCAGGTGGTGTTGATTCCGCTGTCGCCGGACTGTTGCTCAACAAGGCAATCGGCGAGAAGCTGGTTGCAGTATTTGTCGACAATGGGCTGCTGCGGCAGAACGAGGAAAACGACGTCATCGAAGCGCTCGAACACTTGAATCTTCATGTCAAACGCGTTGATGCCGGACCGCTCTTTCTCAAGGAACTTGCCGGTGTCGTCGAGCCGGAACAAAAACGAAAGATCATCGGACGACTGTTCATAGAGGTCTTCGAAGCAGAAGCCAAGAAATACGGCGACATCAAGTATCTCGCGCAGGGCACGCTTTATCCCGATGTAATCGAATCAGTCTCATTCAAGGGGCCTTCGGTCACTATCAAATCGCATCACAATGTCGGCGGCTTGCCGGAAAGAATGAATCTCAAACTTGTCGAGCCGTTGCGCGAACTGTTCAAAGACGAGGTCCGCGAAATCGGCGAACAGCTCGGACTTGCGCACCACTTGTTGTGGCGGCACCCGTTCCCGGGACCGGGACTTGCAGTACGGATTCTTGGTGATATCACTGAAGAGCGACTGAGCATACTGCGCAAGGTCGACAAGATCTTCATCGACCTGCTTCGCAAACGCAAGCTGTATGAAGAAATCTGGCAGGCGTTCTCTGTGCTTCTTCCGGTGAAGTCAGTCGGCGTTATGGGCGATGAGCGGACTTACGAGAATGTCGTCGCCCTGCGCGCGGTAACTTCGCAGGATGGCATGACTGCGGATTGGGCGAAGATACCCCATGATGTGCTTGGTGAAGCTTCGAACTTGATCATCAACAATGTCAAAGGCGTCAATCGGGTTGTGTATGATATCTCCTCTAAGCCGCCGGCCACTATTGAGTGGGAATAG
- a CDS encoding DUF1028 domain-containing protein produces the protein MRLAVLAWMAVGISAFGGDKDVTPLHPVNTYSIVAYDSVTGQFGAAVQSHWFKVADVIWVEPGVGAVATQSLVEFSYGPLGLELMRHGKSATQALSGLIVTDPQHQVRQVAMIDKNGVVATHTGDKCIAMAGHHIGHHYSVQANLMRDSTVWMAMAKAYEGTKGDLAERMMAALEAAQGEGGDIRGMQSAAMVVVTGKPTGMSWRDNIVDIRVDDSSEPLKELRRLLEITRAYDRMNKGDEFIAVGDFENANLEYAEASRLAPGNPEILFWHAVTLVTAGQVDKSLPIFKEVFKQDPSWRILVPRLVKSDLLPNDAAIIERIVAE, from the coding sequence ATGCGTTTGGCCGTTCTCGCGTGGATGGCAGTCGGCATCAGCGCTTTCGGCGGCGACAAGGACGTGACGCCGCTGCATCCAGTGAATACTTATTCGATAGTTGCATACGATAGTGTGACCGGCCAGTTCGGCGCGGCGGTGCAGTCGCATTGGTTCAAAGTTGCAGATGTGATCTGGGTCGAGCCGGGCGTTGGCGCCGTGGCGACGCAGTCGCTGGTGGAGTTCAGCTACGGACCGCTGGGACTCGAGTTGATGCGGCATGGCAAGTCGGCGACGCAGGCTTTGAGTGGGCTGATAGTCACCGACCCGCAGCATCAGGTCCGGCAGGTGGCAATGATCGACAAGAACGGCGTGGTCGCGACGCATACCGGCGACAAGTGCATCGCAATGGCGGGGCATCATATTGGGCATCACTACAGCGTTCAGGCGAACCTGATGCGCGATTCGACAGTCTGGATGGCGATGGCGAAGGCATATGAAGGCACCAAAGGCGATCTTGCGGAACGAATGATGGCAGCGCTGGAAGCTGCGCAAGGTGAAGGCGGCGACATTCGCGGTATGCAGTCGGCGGCAATGGTTGTCGTTACCGGCAAGCCGACGGGAATGAGCTGGCGTGACAATATTGTTGATATCCGCGTGGACGACTCAAGCGAGCCGTTGAAAGAACTGCGGCGGCTTCTGGAGATAACACGCGCTTATGACCGAATGAACAAGGGAGATGAATTCATCGCGGTCGGCGATTTCGAGAATGCGAATTTGGAGTATGCCGAGGCCTCACGGCTGGCGCCGGGGAATCCGGAGATTCTGTTTTGGCATGCAGTGACATTGGTTACGGCGGGGCAGGTCGACAAATCGCTGCCGATTTTCAAAGAAGTTTTCAAGCAAGATCCAAGCTGGCGGATTCTTGTGCCGCGTCTGGTGAAGAGTGACTTGTTGCCGAATGATGCGGCGATTATTGAGAGGATTGTGGCGGAGTAG